From a region of the Rhodococcus sp. 4CII genome:
- a CDS encoding carboxymuconolactone decarboxylase family protein, with amino-acid sequence MNESQTPTTPGSATSDRMPMPPAEELSAEQQAAAHRVAAGPRGAVFGPFVPLLRSPQAMEHLQHLGAYLRFESPLPNKIFEMLVLLVAREWDQDFEWAYHLPLARGAGLSDEAIDALVQRSVPPDLTPAEESAYEIVLELFADKTVSDATFNRGIEMLGPQSVTDVVVTAGYYSTLAMVMNMARTPPPV; translated from the coding sequence ATGAACGAATCGCAGACGCCGACGACACCCGGTTCCGCGACTAGCGACCGGATGCCGATGCCACCCGCCGAGGAACTCTCCGCAGAGCAACAGGCCGCAGCGCATCGCGTCGCCGCCGGCCCTCGGGGAGCGGTGTTCGGGCCCTTCGTTCCGCTGCTGCGTAGTCCACAAGCGATGGAGCACCTGCAGCACCTCGGCGCCTACCTTCGGTTCGAGAGCCCCTTGCCGAACAAGATCTTCGAGATGCTCGTCCTGCTGGTGGCTCGGGAGTGGGATCAAGACTTCGAATGGGCCTATCATCTTCCGCTCGCCCGCGGCGCGGGACTGTCCGACGAGGCGATCGACGCCCTTGTACAGCGTTCGGTACCTCCCGATCTCACGCCGGCGGAGGAATCGGCATACGAGATCGTTCTCGAACTTTTTGCCGACAAGACCGTCTCCGACGCGACCTTCAATCGCGGCATCGAGATGCTCGGACCGCAGTCCGTCACCGACGTCGTAGTCACCGCCGGGTACTACTCGACTTTGGCCATGGTGATGAACATGGCTCGAACACCTCCTCCGGTATAG